In a genomic window of Terriglobales bacterium:
- a CDS encoding malonyl-CoA decarboxylase family protein produces the protein MPQFFTNFLRSLRGARGSDMRLLCQQLLSQRGEASQIVLSQRILDQYKEMDPEKQLAFFQMLAFDFCPDRDTIQRAIEEYRRSPGAASMATLAKAAEPPRQELFRRLNTAPAGTESLVAMRSDLLRDLRAHPQLSVVDADMKHLFRSWFNRGFLRLERIGWHTSALTLEKLIDYESVHEINGWPDLRRRLEADRRCFAFFQPALAGEPVIFVEVALTKGLARHLEPLLDITAPVLPPEQADTAIFYSINNCMDGLRGIPFGNFLIKQVVDELGGELPKIDNYSTLSPVLHLARALHSRDEKHGFTHQRLARLLEDFAPELKRESGHTDVVEAVFHLLNSPADHQKVLASPLRRLALAYITQARSGDRPLDPVAQFHFSNGARLEAIDPFANMRPYGLRDSFGVMVNYRYLPQELEENHERFVVSGEMSVSSSLSHEYRVVSDLWRGASGKASKRSQAAN, from the coding sequence ATGCCGCAATTTTTCACAAATTTCTTGCGCAGCCTGCGGGGCGCCCGCGGCAGCGACATGCGCCTGCTCTGCCAGCAACTCCTGTCGCAGCGCGGCGAGGCTTCGCAAATCGTGTTGTCGCAACGCATTCTCGATCAGTACAAGGAAATGGACCCGGAGAAGCAGCTGGCGTTCTTTCAGATGCTGGCCTTTGACTTCTGCCCTGACCGCGACACAATCCAGCGCGCCATCGAGGAATACCGGCGCAGTCCGGGCGCGGCCAGCATGGCGACCTTGGCCAAGGCGGCCGAGCCGCCTCGGCAGGAGTTGTTTCGACGTCTCAATACGGCGCCGGCTGGAACCGAGTCGCTGGTGGCGATGCGGAGCGACCTGCTGCGCGACCTCCGTGCGCACCCGCAGCTCAGCGTCGTGGACGCCGACATGAAGCACCTGTTCCGCTCCTGGTTTAACCGCGGCTTCCTGCGCCTGGAGCGCATCGGGTGGCACACCTCGGCGCTGACGCTGGAAAAGCTGATCGATTACGAGTCGGTGCACGAGATCAACGGCTGGCCCGATTTGCGCCGGCGGCTGGAGGCGGACCGGCGTTGCTTCGCCTTCTTCCAACCGGCATTGGCGGGCGAGCCGGTGATCTTCGTCGAGGTGGCGCTCACCAAGGGGCTGGCGCGACACCTGGAGCCGCTGCTCGACATCACCGCGCCGGTGCTGCCGCCGGAGCAGGCGGATACGGCAATTTTCTATTCCATCAACAACTGCATGGACGGCCTGCGCGGCATTCCGTTTGGCAATTTCCTGATCAAGCAAGTGGTGGACGAGCTGGGAGGGGAGCTGCCCAAGATCGATAACTACAGCACCTTGTCCCCGGTGCTTCACCTGGCGCGGGCGCTGCATTCGCGCGATGAAAAACACGGCTTCACTCACCAGCGGCTGGCGCGATTGCTGGAAGATTTTGCCCCTGAGTTGAAGCGGGAGTCGGGACACACCGACGTGGTCGAGGCTGTATTTCATCTGCTCAACAGCCCGGCCGACCATCAGAAAGTGCTGGCATCACCGCTGCGGCGCCTGGCCCTCGCCTACATCACTCAAGCGCGGAGTGGAGACCGGCCGCTGGACCCGGTCGCGCAGTTTCATTTCTCCAACGGCGCGCGGCTGGAGGCGATTGATCCCTTTGCCAACATGCGTCCCTACGGCTTGCGTGACTCCTTTGGCGTGATGGTGAACTACCGTTACCTCCCGCAGGAACTGGAAGAGAATCACGAGCGCTTTGTCGTGAGCGGAGAGATGAGCGTGTCATCGTCGCTTTCGCATGAATATCGCGTGGTCAGCGACTTGTGGCGCGGCGCGAGTGGCAAAGCGAGCAAGCGCAGTCAAGCTGCGAACTGA